One Pyrenophora tritici-repentis strain M4 chromosome 5, whole genome shotgun sequence DNA window includes the following coding sequences:
- a CDS encoding hydrolase (HAD superfamily), giving the protein MTKPAKHVVFDVVGTCVSFDAYYEVIESVLGDKLLKHTITPKHFGFTWQSAAELEFTFLSIAGSYKPYKDILRGTFYRTLMLAGVADPRALFTDEERDQCIEGYSALLLRPGCEAAFKILRDNGFTVWCFTTGDVKRVMGYFERAGVHMPMENFISCDGLGVAKPAMAAYQVVFNKLGANDIKWFAAAHMWDVTAATKVGFRGAWSSVYELEPCLDIFSHAKLEVVAGSLEDMAQQIVDKS; this is encoded by the coding sequence ATGACGAAGCCTGCAAAACATGTCGTCTTCGATGTTGTCGGAACCTGCGTGTCGTTTGACGCATACTACGAGGTCATAGAATCCGTATTGGGCGACAAACTTCTCAAACACACCATCACACCGAAGCATTTTGGATTCACCTGGCAATCTGCTGCCGAGTTGGAATTTACTTTTTTGTCCATAGCTGGCAGCTACAAGCCCTACAAAGACATTCTCCGGGGAACATTTTACCGGACCCTCATGCTTGCCGGTGTCGCCGACCCTCGGGCCTTGTTTACCGATGAGGAGCGCGACCAATGCATTGAAGGCTACTCGGCTTTGTTACTCCGGCCTGGTTGTGAAGCGGCTTTCAAGATCCTGCGCGACAATGGCTTCACAGTGTGGTGTTTCACTACCGGAGATGTGAAGCGTGTCATGGGCTACTTTGAGCGTGCCGGCGTTCATATGCCGATGGAGAACTTCATCAGCTGCGACGGTCTTGGAGTGGCAAAGCCCGCCATGGCGGCTTATCAGGTAGTCTTTAACAAGTTGGGAGCGAACGACATCAAATGGTTTGCTGCTGCGCACATGTGGGATGTTACGGCGGCGACGAAAGTGGGATTCCGAGGCGCATGGAGTTCGGTCTATGAGTTGGAACCCTGTTTGGACATCTTCAGCCATGCGAAACTGGAGGTTGTGGCTGGAAGTTTGGAAGACATGGCGCAACAGATTGTAGATAAATCATAG
- a CDS encoding BetA, Choline dehydrogenase and related flavoprotein, which yields MSQSTLDYLNSIPSDWPNVEYPLQAAVRASTAGQTASDTGVVGILLTSASSKGNVTIQSADNTIAPIVHIGWLDSKEDKEMAVAAYRRARTIAASVSALGDEIAPGANVTTDAQILDYIKTKGMSAIHHGTSTCAMGKKASDGAVVDSKARVFGVKGLRVIDASSLPFQAPGHSQGVTYAHAEKLAQDVIDAGIGM from the coding sequence ATGAGCCAGTCGACGCTCGATTATCTTAACAGTATACCAAGCGATTGGCCTAATGTGGAGTATCCGCTACAAGCTGCGGTTCGTGCATCGACTGCAGGTCAAACCGCTAGCGATACGGGTGTCGTTGGAATACTACTCACTTCCGCGTCGAGCAAAGGAAACGTGACGATCCAATCTGCCGATAATACCATCGCTCCGATTGTTCACATCGGCTGGCTTGATTCCAAGGAAGACAAAGAAATGGCCGTTGCAGCATACAGACGCGCGCGCACCATTGCAGCCAGTGTCTCTGCACTTGGAGACGAAATAGCACCAGGAGCGAACGTAACAACAGATGCTCAGATATTGGATTACATTAAGACGAAAGGCATGAGCGCTATACACCATGGTACCTCGACATGCGCAATGGGGAAAAAGGCATCGGATGGAGCGGTGGTAGACTCGAAAGCGAGAGTATTTGGTGTAAAGGGGTTGCGGGTCATAGATGCTAGTTCTTTACCTTTTCAGGCACCGGGACATTCTCAGGGTGTCACATACGCGCACGCGGAGAAATTGGCACAGGATGTCATTGATGCAGGAATTGGCATGTAA
- a CDS encoding aminoglycoside phosphotransferase, protein MSTTPDLPKERVITQEEFDNAVKLGGKFAPVFKVDEKTVVKTSDMTQLGEAAAMKMVREKTTIPVPEDQNVYTDPTTGDVPIVMDFIEGDCLLDVWDTYDNDQKQQIIEQLHSYFAQLRELKGSFIGSVDGKFCFDQVFDQDIGGHGPYEDEASFNEGLVKALKNTMISGWGDTVCDMVLAMKDHEIVFTHGDISPRNILVKDCNIVSVLDWEYSGYYPEYWEYAKAFFRPAWEKSWIKDRAVNKILKPYPLENAICQHVFSFGAW, encoded by the coding sequence ATGTCCACAACACCTGATTTACCAAAAGAGAGAGTCATTACTCAAGAAGAATTCGATAATGCCGTCAAATTGGGCGGCAAGTTTGCCCCAGTGTTCAAGGTCGATGAGAAGACAGTGGTGAAAACTAGCGACATGACCCAGCTGGGTGAAGCGGCTGCTATGAAGATGGTCCGTGAAAAGACGACTATTCCTGTGCCGGAGGATCAAAACGTATATACCGATCCCACGACAGGCGACGTGCCAATCGTCATGGACTTCATCGAGGGCGATTGCCTTTTAGATGTCTGGGACACATACGATAACGACCAAAAACAGCAGATCATCGAACAACTGCACAGCTACTTCGCACAGCTCCGGGAACTGAAAGGGTCATTTATCGGATCCGTCGATGGAAAGTTCTGCTTCGATCAAGTCTTTGACCAAGACATCGGTGGGCATGGGCCTTACGAGGACGAAGCATCGTTCAATGAAGGTCTCGTCAAAGCGCTCAAGAACACCATGATCAGCGGTTGGGGCGACACGGTTTGCGATATGGTCCTCGCGATGAAAGATCACGAGATAGTGTTTACGCACGGAGATATATCGCCAAGAAACATACTGGTAAAGGACTGCAATATTGTTTCTGTACTGGATTGGGAGTATTCAGGTTACTATCCCGAGTACTGGGAGTATGCGAAAGCTTTCTTCAGGCCGGCGTGGGAAAAGAGCTGGATCAAAGACCGGGCGGTGAACAAGATACTCAAGCCCTATCCCTTGGAGAATGCCATATGCCAGCATGTATTCAGTTTTGGGGCTTGGTAA
- a CDS encoding PrnA protein, with translation MESENPRPTKKRHLAAEERQRAVRACAECRRLKEKCEDGMPCRRCRHLRRQCQFSNAPATVEKRAPDIATSFKEVMDRLQCMEYILKHHFPNLGLDIDSLRRMCDTLTLSTTQPATSTSLDPLGDEQPTESPGIEDEDCTVEYVDNTTAHYSGEFSHWNFSMHIKRNIDELMARSNVPRLDKENRVPAFMRVGEADPDSTSMADIVTILPPRSVATFLINVFFKHATSIYYYVDRAWLDSVLDRIYANLNGLRSKDITAACVVLMVLAVGTQYVHLDSPRQHSRGSVDAVMNPDSGSSWELDIGSAFYRQVAKLLSEVIHSGSLLSVQVFLLLGLYNLPIDASGLGYIYLNMAIKLAIQNGMHRKASRSVFDSSTKEIRRRIWWTTYCMERKIGIYHGRPASIARSDIDVDLPKNHDTGRMNADSFNTTGLLESMYLTSQAEGFLHEM, from the exons ATGGAAAGCGAGAATCCGAGGCCCACCAAAAAGCGCCATCTGGCGGCGGAGGAGCGCCAGCGAGCAGTTCGCGC TTGTGCTGAGTGCCGTCGCCTCAAGGAAAAGTGTGAAGATGGCATGCCTTGCAGGCGTTGTCGCCATTTGCGTCGTCAGTGCCAATTCTCCAACGCGCCAGCGACGGTGGAGAAACGCGCGCCCGACATTGCCACCTCGTTCAAAGAAGTGATGGACCGTTTGCAGTGCATGGAATACATCCTCAAGCACCATTTTCCCAATCTTGGCCTGGATATTGACTCCCTGCGCCGCATGTGCGATACTTTGACATTGTCGACTACTCAGCCGGCGACTAGTACGTCGCTCGACCCACTTGGAGATGAACAGCCTACCGAGAGCCCTGGAATCGAGGACGAGGACTGTACTGTTGAATACGTAGACAACACCACAGCTC ATTACTCCGGCGAGTTTTCACATTGGAACTTCTCGATGCATATCAAAAGGAACATTGACGAGCTCATGGCTAGATCCAATGTGCCG CGCTTGGATAAAGAAAACCGGGTGCCAGCCTTCATGCGTGTGGGCGAAGCAGACCCGGACTCAACCTCCATGGCGGACATCGTTACGATCCTTCCGCCTCGTTCAGTAGCGACTTTCTTGATCAATGTATTCTTCAAGCACGCAACAAGTATATACTACTATGTGGATCGAGCCTGGCTTGACAGTGTTCTTGACCGTATATACGCCAACTTGAACGGACTACGAAGCAAGGATATTACTGCAGCATGCGTGGTGCTGATGGTTCTTGCTGTTGGGACGCAATACGTCCACTTGGACTCTCCTCGACAACACAGTAGAGGTAGTGTTGACGCTGTGATGAACCCCGATTCCGGAAGTAGCTGGGAGCTCGACATTGGATCCGCCTTCTACCGCCAAGTGGCCAAACTTCTGTCCGAAGTCATCCATTCAGGCTCACTGCTTAGTGTGCAAGTCTTTCTACTCCTTGGCCTCTATAATTTGCCCATCGATGCTTCTGGGTTGGGGTACATATATCTAAACATGGCCATCAAACTGGCCATACAAAATGGCATGCACCGAAAGGCCTCACGCAGTGTTTTTGACTCAAGCACCAAAGAGATCAGACGCCGTATCTGGTGGACAACGTACTGTATGGAAAG GAAAATTGGCATATATCATGGCCGCCCAGCATCCATTGCTCGCTCCGATATCGATGTCGATCTCCCAAAAAATCATGACACAGGCCGTATGAATGCCGACTCTTTCAATACCACTGGCTTGTTAGAATCAATGTATCTGACAAGTCAAGCTGAGGGTTTCCTCCATGAGATGTAG
- a CDS encoding FAD dependent oxidoreductase yields the protein MSTPSHGAKPFPVPNATPSYWRKEVGSIDNHRSTETLPATSDVVIIGAGYAGASIAHHLIEESGKCGGAVPSIVILEARETCSGATGRNGGHLKPDPISRAANVLKTHGKAVAEHVASFEARQVIEVRELVERDHVDCDFEETRVTDVCLYKNGRDKIKADLDSLVAADISTVREIKFSIDIEAEERSGVRGALSCHTYHAARLWPYRLVVHLLKKAISNGVNLQTYTPVTRVSRESISSADGYWIVDTPRGSITAKTVVYATNGYTSALVPEMKDKIVPVRGIVAHLVGANAPKMTDSYMMRLSDYEYDYMIPRPDGSIILGGAKRDFYKNLHEWFDVSDDSQLIKDTRRYFDGYMQRHFYGWEDSGARTEEIWTGIMGYSNDGFPYVGPVCDRPGQYLCAGFTGHGMPQIFLSAKAIASMIVKRDAEDVDLPLPYRTSPERWYEPKEHAALKAWQTYTEGETARAKL from the exons ATGTCTACACCAAGCCATGGCGCCAAGCCTTTTCCAGTCCCGAATGCGACACCTTCTTATTGGCGCAAAGAGGTTGGGTCTATTGACAATCATCGGAGCACAGAAACGCTGCCTGCGACGTCTGATGTTGTAATTATCGGTGCAGGATATGCTGGCGCGTCGATCGCGCACCATCTGATCGAGGAGAGCGGGAAATGTGGCGGTGCGGTTCCCTCAATTGTTATCTTGGAAGCGAGGGAGACTTGTTCGGGGGCGACGGGTCGAAATG GTGGCCATTTGAAGCCAGATCCTATATCGAGAGCCGCCAACGTGCTCAAGACACATGGCAAGGCTGTTGCTGAACACGTAGCTTCCTTTGAGGCGCGTCAAGTTATCGAAGTCAGAGAGCTGGTTGAGCGTGATCACGTGGATTGTGACTTTGAAGAGACTAGGGTCACGGATGTGTGCTTATATAAGAATGGGAGGGATAAGATCAAGGCCGATCTCGATAGTCTTGTTGCTGCGGATATCTCCACTGTGAGGGAAATCAAGTTCAGTATTGATATCGAAGCTGAAGAG AGATCTGGCGTTCGAGGAGCGTTATCCTGTCATACGTACCATGCTGCTCGATTATGGCCTTACCGACTGGTAGTCCACTTACTCAAGAAAGCCATATCAAATGGTGTCAATTTGCAGACATACACACCTGTCACAAGGGTTTCCCGAGAATCTATTTCCTCCGCCGACGGCTATTGGATTGTAGACACACCGCGCGGTTCTATCACAGCCAAAACAGTGGTATACGCGACAAATGGCTACACCTCTGCCTTGGTACCCGAGATGAAGGACAAGATTGTCCCAGTCAGAGGCATAGTAGCACATCTTGTGGGCGCAAATGCGCCCAAGATGACCGACAGCTACATGATGCGCCTCTCCGATTACGAATACGACTACATGATTCCACGGCCAGACGGCAGCATCATCCTAGGCGGTGCAAAGCGGGACTTTTACAAGAACTTGCACGAGTGGTTTGACGTCTCTGACGATAGCCAACTGATAAAAGATACGCGACGATACTTTGACGGTTACATGCAACGGCATTTCTACGGGTGGGAGGATAGCGGTGCCCGCACCGAGGAAATATGGACAGGTA TCATGGGCTACTCCAACGATGGCTTCCCTTATGTGGGACCGGTGTGTGATAGACCCGGTCAATACTTATGCGCGGGCTTCACTGGGCATGGTATGCCACAAATTTTCCTTTCTGCAAAAGCTATTGCTTCTATGATCGTCAAAAGAGATGCAGAAGATGTCGACTTGCCGTTGCCCTACCGCACCTCCCCCGAAAGGTGGTATGAGCCCAAGGAACATGCAGCTCTGAAGGCATGGCAGACCTACACGGAAGGCGAAACTGCTAGGGCAAAACTGTGA
- a CDS encoding MFS-1 multi-domain protein, with translation MTKDDGSVHTPKTKDAEASNTVDERTMDVKVGVHEDVSRYTPKTFYRSVLFQMILFGMLSLVGPAMSDAISNLGGGGLSSPWLANLANSLNYACGFFSTILGGPILNKIGIKWACFIAALAMPLYGSAYYVNARFHVDWYLLMANVIGGVTSGLLYVAETTAMLSYPKPEDRGYYLGIWSAMRNSGSVIGGAINFSKNHTDTKSGGVVWATYLIFLGFECTGVVYALLLSPTPRVRRRDGSKVPMSPLLSWKQELVTLWTYLSTPKTWLVFIPAFYSFFYGGTMGTYLSLHFSVRARALSSLLVPCIVIPCVLGFGKLLDTKRISQKRKAWVAFLIWLIPQSACFIWIALEYHYRGKKTALDYTLNTRLWAQAYFPYLIIFVAGYLTQLSLYWILGNYSNVMGDASRAGGTFRAFEVAGQAVSYGLSSASGINHTIPLYVNIGLLVIVVPSMVMLISKMPKTPISSFVEEESIDNTDTGKRA, from the exons ATGACAAAAGACGACGGTTCTGTTCATACACCGAAGACGAAGGACGCTGAGGCATCTAATACCGTTGATGAGCGCACAATGGACGTCAAGGTTGGGGTTCACGAAGATGTGTCGCGTTACACGCCGAAGACCTTCTACCGAAGCGTCTTGTTCCAGATGATATTGTTTGGAAT GCTTTCACTGGTCGGACCTGCCATGTCGGATGCTATTAGCAATTTGGGGGGTGGTGGTCTGTCATCACCTTGGCTTGCCAACCTGGCGAATTCTCTGAATTACGCATGCGGCTTCTTCAGTACGATTCTCGGTGGACCCATCCTGAACAAAATCGGTATCAAGTGGGCTTGCTTCATTGCCGCTCTGGCTATGCCCCTGTATGGGTCAGCGTACTATGTGAATGCGAGGTTTCACGTTGACTGGTATCTTCTGATGGCAAAT GTCATTGGAGGAGTAACATCAGGCCTGCTATATGTAGCTGAAACCACTGCCATGCTGTCATACCCGAAGCCAGAAGACCGTGGATACTACCTCGGAATCTGGTCTGCTATGCGAAACAGCGGTAGCGTCATCGGTGGCGCGATCAATTTCTCCAAGAACCACACAGACACAAAGAGTGGTGGTGTCGTGTGGGCGACATATCTCATCTTTCTTGGATTCG AGTGTACTGGCGTTGTGTACGCGCTCTTACTGTCTCCAACACCTCGAGTTCGTCGTCGCGATGGTAGCAAAGTACCCATGTCTCCACTGCTTTCTTGGAAGCAAGAACTTGTGACTCTGTGGACGTATCTGAGCACTCCTAAA ACCTGGCTTGTCTTTATCCCCGCCTTTTACTCCTTCTTCTACGGTGGCACAATGGGAACGTACCTCTCGCTGCACTTCTCAGTACGCGCTCGCGCACTCTCATCTCTCCTCGTCC CGTGTATCGTCATCCCTTGTGTCCTCGGCTTCGGTAAACTACTTGATACCAAGCGCATCTCGCAAAAGCGCAAGGCATGGGTTGCTTTCCTGATCTGGCTCATCCCTCAGAGTGCGTGTTTCATCTGGATCGCGCTTGAATACCACTACCGTGGCAAGAAGACAGCTCTGGACTACACCTT GAATACGCGCTTGTGGGCCCAGGCATACTTTCCCTACCTTATCATCTTTGTCGCAGGATATCTCACTCAACTGTCGCTTTACTGGATTCTCGGAAACTATTCGAACGTTATGGGCGATGCGTCGCGTGCTGGTGGCACATTCCGCGCTTTCGAAGTCGCCGGTCAGGCTGTGTCGTACGGTTTGAGTTCTGCGAGCGGCATCAACCACACCATCCCTCTCTACGTGAACATTGGATTGTTGGTTATAGTGGTTCCCAGCATGGTGATGCTTATCAGCAAGATGCCCAAGACACCCATTAGCAGTTTCGTCGAGGAGGAGTCGATAGACAATACGGATACAGGCAAGAGGGCTTGA
- a CDS encoding BetA, Choline dehydrogenase and related flavoprotein has translation MLLSTTILTFCTALVSADLDGETLLQQFYAPRRLLGNSFGNPGVNATYDYVIVGAGLAGSLTASRIADALPNMTVAVVEAGSFYEISNGNYSQIPYYSTMYTGGDPSDYQPLVDWGIFTEPIPAANGRRFLYVQGKALGGSSARNQLIYHRATKGWYAAIANITGDPAYLWENMFPFMKKSFSFTPPDTRYRAENATVNYTLSTFDKPGGPVHLSFPKYAQPISSYGAEGYAKAGIKAAAGFLDGNMLGYGYWPFTLRAEDSTRSSTESAFLSRTTARTSLKIYQSCMARNLLFDENKRAVGINVTVAGTRPFVLKARKEVIVSSGFINSPHLLMVSGIGPRETLERYDIPVISDLSGVGQNLRDTPAIGGVVHTTNVQTFQQASKASHRSKLDLLGSNIGFT, from the exons ATGCTTCTATCAACTACCATCCTCACATTTTGTACCGCACTGGTCTCAGCGGATCTAGACGGGGAGACCTTGCTTCAACAGTTTTATGCTCCGAGACGCCTTCTTGGAAACTCATTTGGTAATCCTGGTGTCAACGCAACATACGACTATGTCATTGTCGGAGCGGGTCTTGCTGGCTCTCTCACGGCATCCCGTATCGCCGACGCGTTGCCGAATATGACAGTTGCCGTTGTCGAAGCTGGCTCGTTCTACGAGATTTCGAATGGCAACTACAGTCAAAT TCCATACTACTCCACCATGTATACTGGAGGTGACCCATCAGATTACCAGCCATTGGTTGACTGGGGTATTTTTACAGAACCTATCCCTGCGGCTAATGGGAGACGGTTCTTATACGTAcagggcaaagctcttggT GGCAGTTCAGCTCGGAATCAGTTGATTTACCACAG AGCAACCAAAGGCTGGTACGCAGCAATCGCCAACATTACTGGAGATCCTGCCTACCTCTGGGAGAACATGTTTCCCTTTATGAAGAAAAGCTTTTCCTTTACACCTCCCGACACTCGATACCGTGCAGAGAACGCGACAGTAAATTACACGTTATCTACGTTCGACAAGCCTGGAGGACCCGTTCACCTGAGCTTTCCAAAATACGCACAGCCAATATCATCATATGGTGCGGAAGGTTATGCCAAGGCAGGAATTaaagcagcagcagggtTTTTAGATGGAAATATGCTAGGATATGGGTATTGGCCCTTCACGCTAAGAGCAGAGGATAGCACAAGGAGTAGTACGGAAAGTGCCTTCCTTTCTCGTACCACGGCTAGGACATCGTTGAAGATTTACCAGTCGTGCATGGCGCGCAACCTTCTATTCGACGAGAACAAGCGAGCGGTTGGGATAAACGTCACCGTCGCGGGAACGAGACCCTTCGTGCTTAAAGCGAGAAAGGAAGTCATCGTATCCAGCGGGTTTATCAACTCCCCACATTTGCTCATGGTATCCGGAATTGGGCCTCGCGAGACCCTTGAACGATACGATATACCCGTCATCTCCGATCTCTCGGGTGTGGGTCAAAACCTCCGCGATACCCCAGCCATCGGCGGAGTGGTTCATACCACTAATGTgcagactttccaacaagcaagtaaagcaagtcaccgctctaaacttgacttgcttggttcaaacataggctttacttga
- a CDS encoding FAD dependent oxidoreductase translates to MVLPKINPTKSYWIEAAESPLRNFRSSELLPAETDIAIIGCGYAGASTAYWIHKYTENSPKQPKVILLEARELCGAATGRNGGQLRPHLYSRYPKWSKQCGRDGAMDLIRHEFAHLSAFKELAEEEGITEEVCLKFVETFDAAMTEDAWARLKGALEAMRKDQGEDNEIVKLCKLIEDPRQAEEFSQMKGALGAITHPAGQIWPYKFVHALLRIVLEKGNLNVQAHTPVEQVSERDDNGWITVTTERGSIRARTVVHTTNRWASHLLPEFTKLIVPDRTNIAAIKAPPNFIKHTGAQHWDCVVNNYHLQLPPPYNTIIFGGSRQLLCHMPEETLLSDDNDRQIVGTPQFARTWPASDIANWPGPAVAELSLEDNEGGSWTGVQTESADKFPFVGPVPSRDGHYMAAGFAGHGMPRILLTAAHIAPIVIESIGFEHSQPHLAAAYPPLPKPFQVTAERIARLQNTNLEAFARDFAAQCNASAKKPFANTPRVLVALGGKKFESLPVYQETASL, encoded by the exons ATGGTCCTGCCCAAGATTAACCCCACAAAGTCCTATTGGATCGAAGCTGCCGAGTCGCCTTTGCGCAACTTTCGATCAAGCGAATTGTTACCAGCGGAAACCGATATAGCAATCATAGGATGCGGCTATGCTGGCGCGTCCACAGCTTATTGGATTCACAAG TATACGGAGAACAGCCCAAAACAGCCCAAAGTAATTCTGCTTGAAGCTCGAGAGCTCTGTGGTGCTGCAACGGGAAGGAACGGAGGACAGTTAAGACCACACCTTTATTCTAGATATCCCAAATGGTCCAAACAATGCGGTCGCGATGGCGCAATGGATCTCATCAGACATGAATTCGCCCATTTGTCTGCGTTTAAAGAGCTTGCTGAAGAGGAAGGAATTACTGAAGAAGTGTGTCTCAAGTTTGTAGAGACCTTTGATGCTGCCATGACTGAGGATGCATGGGCACGACTAAAAGGCGCGTTGGAAGCTATGCGGAAAGACCAAGGGGAAGACAACGAGATCGTCAAGTTATGCAAGCTCATCGAGGACCCGCGCCAAGCAGAAGAATTTTCGCAGATGAAGGGAGCTCTTGGGGCGATAACACATCCTGCCGGTCAAAT TTGGCCATACAAATTTGTGCATGCGCTCTTACGCATCGTTTTGGAGAAGGGGAATCTGAATGTGCAGGCACACACGCCTGTTGAGCAAGTTTCAGAACGGGATGACAATGGCTGGATCACCGTCACGACTGAGCGGGGTAGTATCCGTGCCAGGACAGTAGTGCACACAACCAACCGATGGGCATCACACCTCCTGCCCGAATTTACTAAACTCATTGTACCGGACCGGACCAACATCGCTGCTATAAAGGCACCCCCGAACTTTATTAAGCATACCGGTGCTCAGCACTGGGATTGCGTCGTCAAC AACTACCATCTTCAACTCCCTCCACCTTACAACACCATCATCTTTGGAGGATCCAGGCAACTCCTCTGTCACATGCCAGAAGAAACCCTTCTAAGCGATGACAATGACCGACAGATTGTCGGAACGCCTCAATTCGCCAGAACTTGGCCTGCTTCAGACATTGCAAACTGGCCTGGTCCAGCCGTCGCGGAGCTTAGCTTGGAGGACAACGAAGGCGGCTCGTGGACGGGTGTACAAACCGAAAGCGCAGACAAGTTCCCTTTTGTCGGTCCCGTACCATCTCGTGATGGACACTATATGGCGGCGGGCTTTGCTGGACACGGCATGCCTCGCATTCTACTTACAGCTGCCCACATCGCGCCTATTGTGATTGAGTCTATTGGCTTTGAACACAGTCAGCCGCATCTCGCCGCGGCGTATCCCCCACTGCCGAAACCATTCCAGGTCACAGCCGAGAGGATTGCGAGGCTTCAGAATACTAACCTTGAGGCGTTTGCGAGGGATTTCGCAGCACAATGCAACGCGAGTGCGAAGAAGCCGTTTGCTAATACTCCGCGGGTTCTTGTGGCACTTGGTGGTAAGAAATTTGAGAGCTTGCCTGTTTATCAGGAGACTGCTAGCTTGTAG
- a CDS encoding PutA, NAD-dependent aldehyde dehydrogenase, protein MSSDKVHVQDGRPDLKAWLRDPSLLRDRCFVNGKWTESNSAETFTIVDPGSNLPFATCPASDAYDVDTCVQSSHAAFEIYREVNPRARAKLLLAWHQLIEENKHDIAKIVVCESGKPLAEAIGEVEYGLGFTWWFAGEAERIRGSVAQPSFSDRRVVVIKQPIGVAVALVPWNFPVAMIMRKAAAALAAGCTMIIKPSPETPLSVLALVELAHRAGFADGVLNVLTTDMQRTPEVSEALCKHDLVRKVTFTGSTAIGSLIARHCSYGLKKLTLELGGNCPFLVFDDADLDSALSALMILKWRTAGQACTHANRIYVQKGVFDKFEGMILDAVSRIRVGHGSEPGSTMGPLTTPRGIEKLEKLIEDARSKGAIVKTGGQRPPHLPTGNFFEPTVISEMTSDMLAYREEIFGPLLCLYRFETEGEAIKHANDTSMGLASYFFTRDVNRTWRLLEKLETGMIGMNSGNSSCAESPFGGIKSSGYGKEAGKDVAIEEYLITKTGTLTLEQSRL, encoded by the exons ATGAGCTCCGACAAAGTACATGTGCAAGACGGCCGACCAGATCTCAAGGCATGG CTCCGCGACCCCTCTCTGCTACGCGACAGATGCTTCGTCAACGGCAAGTGGACTGAGTCCAACTCGGCCGAAACCTTCACTATCGTCGATCCCGGTAGCAATCTACCCTTTGCCACATGTCCGGCATCTGATGCTTACGATGTCGATACCTGTGTGCAGTCGTCGCATGCCGCCTTCGAGATCTACCGGGAGGTCAACCCCAGAGCACGGGCGAAGCTGCTTCTCGCGTGGCATCAGCTGATTGAAGAGAACAAGCATGACATAGCGAAGATTGTCGTTTGCGAGTCTGGCAAACCCCTCGCTGAAGCTATTGGAGAGGTCGAGTATGGACTTGGTTTCACCTGGTGGTTTGCAGGGGAAGCAGAAAGAATTCGAGGCTCTGTAGCGCAACCGTCCTTCTCCGATCGTCGTGTTGTGGTCATCAAGCAGCCCATCGGCGTCGCAGTTGCACTCGTTCCATGGAACTTTCCCGTAGCCATGATCATGCGCAaagctgctgctgcgcttgCTGCTGGATGCACCATGATCATCAAGCCTTCTCCAGAAACGCCCCTCAGCGTCCTTGCGCTTGTCGAGCTAGCTCATCGAGCTGGCTTTGCGGACGGAGTCTTGAATGTCTTGACAACCGACATGCAGCGTACCCCTGAGGTCAGCGAGGCCCTGTGCAAGCACGACCTGGTGCGCAAGGTGACCTTCACTGGCAGCACCGCTATCGGAAGTCTGATAGCGCGGCACTGCAGCTACGGGCTGAAGAAGCTGACCCTGGAACTTGGTGGCAACTGCCCCTTCCTTGTGTTCGACGACGCTGATTTGGATTCCGCTCTTAGTGCCCTGATGATCTTGAAGTGGAGGACCGCTGGTCAGGCATGCACTCATGCAAATCGCATCTACGTACAGAAGGGTGTATTCGACAAATTTGAGGGCATGATCCTTGATGCCGTGTCCAGAATTCGCGTCGGCCACGGTTCTGAACCAGGGAGCACCATGGGCCCCCTGACAACACCACGGGGCATCgagaagctggagaagcTGATCGAAGATGCTCGTAGTAAGGGCGCCATTGTGAAGACTGGCGGCCAGCGACCTCCTCATCTTCCTACGGGTAACTTCTTTGAGCCCACAGTTATATCTGAGATGACCTCAGATATGCTGGCCTACAGGGAGGAAATCTTCGGTCCGCTACTTTGCTTATATCGTTTTGAAACCGAAGGCGAGGCTATCAAGCATGCCAATGACACTTCGATGGGCTTGGCTTCTTACTTCTTCACAAGAGACGTTAACAGGACTTGGCGTCTACTGGAAAAGTTGGAGACCGGCATGATTGGTATGAATTCAG GAAACTCCTCATGTGCAGAATCGCCTTTTGGTGGTATCAAATCATCTGGATATGGGAAAGAAGCGGGCAAAGATGTTGCTATCGAGGAATACTTGATTACTAAGACAGGAACGCTCACGCTAGAACAGAGTCGCCTCTAG